The Ignatzschineria rhizosphaerae genome contains a region encoding:
- a CDS encoding fimbrial protein has product MKKLFLAFVATLTVSSVALAQTADQSTGSIVFKGVVTTSSCTLSPIEPVDLGSVSTRTLRAAGDASAWVSTNIEFVDCNLKTGAEDEGVQSVQLVIEPGTALNTDLWANTAGDATNVGLDLLINNQAVKPEGATLADIQIFNNETLTVPVRARMKASAAGVEAGSFNTSVKFTANYK; this is encoded by the coding sequence ATGAAAAAATTATTTTTAGCTTTCGTAGCTACTCTTACTGTTTCATCTGTAGCGCTTGCACAAACAGCGGACCAATCAACTGGTTCTATCGTCTTTAAAGGGGTGGTTACAACATCATCATGTACTCTGTCTCCAATTGAACCTGTGGATCTCGGTTCTGTCTCAACAAGAACTTTAAGAGCAGCAGGTGATGCCTCAGCTTGGGTTTCAACTAATATTGAGTTTGTAGATTGTAATCTTAAAACGGGCGCTGAAGACGAAGGTGTTCAGAGCGTACAACTTGTTATTGAGCCAGGTACAGCATTGAACACTGATCTATGGGCTAATACAGCAGGTGATGCTACAAATGTAGGTTTAGATTTACTTATCAATAATCAAGCAGTAAAACCAGAAGGCGCTACATTAGCAGATATTCAAATATTTAATAATGAAACATTAACTGTTCCTGTTAGAGCTCGCATGAAGGCTTCAGCTGCGGGTGTAGAAGCTGGTTCGTTTAATACTTCTGTGAAATTTACTGCAAACTACAAATAA
- a CDS encoding transposase, producing the protein MITNLPQEKIVYLDETGFDQCLYRTHGRALKGDIIKGFVSGKRFRRTSLVAGLIHRKILISPFQYEGTMDSVLFEYCFTNHLVPELPQNSIIVMDNARFHRKSQLKEILSKTGH; encoded by the coding sequence ATTATCACAAATCTTCCTCAAGAAAAAATCGTTTACTTAGATGAAACGGGCTTTGATCAATGCCTTTATCGCACGCATGGGAGAGCTTTAAAAGGCGATATAATCAAAGGTTTTGTAAGCGGCAAACGATTTCGTAGGACAAGTTTAGTAGCAGGTTTAATTCATCGAAAAATATTAATTTCCCCATTTCAATATGAGGGCACTATGGATAGTGTGCTGTTTGAATATTGTTTTACAAATCACTTAGTACCAGAGCTACCTCAAAATAGCATTATTGTTATGGATAATGCTAGATTTCATCGTAAATCCCAATTGAAAGAGATTCTTTCAAAAACAGGGCATTGA
- a CDS encoding fimbria/pilus outer membrane usher protein has translation MGNSLYYKILGAIFIFGMWLLGYISYAYKFDNSLLESTGIDNVDLSVFSGNNDQFSGRYIVDIKINNKTVAYSKSVNFYVLNGSDHLCITPELLMGFPLKKEYASSILTHTPHQTDIGECFSLESLDPAVKIEFFPRDQVVNITMPQLFLDNFDPNWISPKDRDYGISGLVFDYNMMGIHTRSKYSGRRQTNNAFRSYGNIGANIGRFRFRGNYQYDSDIANDKLDWTQIYGFMDVASLNAKLYVGEIYSRSNLFDTTKFKGISFFSDESMMPSYLQGYAPQVTGTVSTNAVVTVKQYGNILKSEQVLPGPFSISDLPSYINGVVDVEIEENSGQVTKYQVYISQLPFLTRKGAIRYNLNIGKLDVEYGKKTNTNFISGDLSYGLTNNISIFGGTVATINKSDYKSLNVGIGLNLETFGALSFDVTHANNQVYKQKTLRGYSYRINYAKRFSSDTTLNLAGYRFSGRDYTSLNNYIDMKTNNTRRLSFEKRRFTLSLTQAFPSISTSITASLTKGAYWNHSSTSNYSISANKVIKTGFLRNSSIQLSLSRNTDRDGYSNNQIGLFFHVPIDDYNSYLSYSAYYDEYDKRVNQQVVYNTSLGNANISLGGEISHQNNFSTDSEYSLNGSYDLDTRYGKFQTMANYSSNYQRATIGYNGSLTITQHGLATHSRVYENGSRLIINAEVPGVQVKSVPGESNTFGLIGVSNIPNYYRTSYVVDNDNLPDNVEITNSVVPIAVTDGTIAYRSLGAIDGKKVISRIALQDGTNPPFGAVVYRVNGNDEVEVAMIAEKGLTYLSGLNIQSNFLIKWSNHKCLLKINSLDVDDLKNLTCYME, from the coding sequence ATGGGTAATAGCTTGTATTACAAAATATTAGGTGCAATATTCATATTTGGTATGTGGCTATTGGGGTATATAAGCTATGCCTATAAATTTGATAATTCCCTGCTAGAATCTACAGGAATAGATAATGTTGATCTAAGTGTTTTTTCTGGTAATAACGACCAATTCTCAGGACGATATATTGTTGACATTAAAATAAACAATAAAACTGTGGCATATTCAAAATCTGTTAACTTTTATGTTTTAAATGGAAGTGACCATCTTTGTATCACTCCAGAATTATTAATGGGTTTTCCGTTAAAAAAAGAGTATGCTAGTAGCATTTTGACACACACACCTCATCAAACAGATATAGGAGAATGTTTTTCTTTAGAAAGCCTTGACCCTGCAGTAAAAATAGAGTTTTTCCCTAGAGATCAAGTTGTTAATATAACGATGCCACAACTATTTTTAGATAATTTCGATCCAAACTGGATTTCACCTAAAGATAGAGACTATGGAATTTCAGGATTAGTCTTTGATTATAATATGATGGGAATCCATACAAGATCTAAATATTCGGGGCGACGTCAGACTAATAATGCTTTCCGAAGTTATGGCAATATTGGCGCTAATATTGGAAGGTTCCGTTTTCGAGGAAATTATCAATATGATTCTGATATTGCTAACGATAAGCTTGACTGGACTCAAATTTATGGTTTTATGGATGTAGCTTCTTTAAATGCTAAATTATATGTTGGTGAGATTTATTCACGCAGCAATTTATTTGATACTACAAAATTTAAAGGAATAAGTTTTTTTTCAGATGAAAGTATGATGCCCTCTTATTTACAGGGTTATGCCCCACAAGTCACAGGGACCGTATCAACAAATGCCGTTGTAACAGTAAAACAGTATGGAAATATTTTAAAGTCAGAGCAAGTATTACCTGGTCCTTTCTCTATCTCAGATCTTCCCTCTTATATTAATGGTGTCGTTGATGTAGAAATAGAAGAAAATAGTGGTCAAGTCACAAAGTATCAAGTATATATTTCTCAACTCCCCTTTTTAACAAGAAAAGGCGCTATTCGTTATAACTTGAATATAGGGAAATTAGACGTTGAATATGGGAAAAAAACTAATACGAATTTTATCTCTGGAGATCTCTCTTATGGATTAACAAATAATATTTCTATATTTGGAGGGACAGTAGCAACGATTAATAAAAGTGATTATAAATCTCTTAATGTAGGTATAGGATTAAATCTTGAAACATTTGGAGCGCTTTCTTTTGATGTCACACACGCAAATAATCAAGTCTATAAACAAAAAACATTAAGAGGGTATAGCTATCGTATTAATTACGCTAAACGTTTTAGCTCTGATACAACTTTGAATTTAGCTGGGTATCGTTTTTCTGGTCGTGATTATACTTCGCTAAATAACTATATTGATATGAAAACTAATAACACAAGAAGATTATCTTTTGAAAAAAGGCGCTTTACTTTAAGCCTTACGCAAGCTTTCCCTTCAATAAGTACAAGTATAACAGCATCTCTAACAAAAGGAGCTTACTGGAATCATAGTAGCACATCAAATTATAGTATTTCTGCCAATAAGGTTATTAAAACTGGATTTTTAAGAAATAGCTCAATACAATTATCACTATCTAGGAACACAGATAGAGATGGTTATAGCAATAATCAAATAGGATTATTTTTTCATGTGCCGATTGATGATTATAATTCTTATTTGAGTTATTCTGCATATTATGATGAATACGATAAAAGAGTTAATCAGCAAGTTGTTTATAATACTAGTTTAGGTAATGCGAATATTTCTCTTGGGGGAGAGATATCTCATCAAAATAATTTTTCGACCGATTCAGAATATAGTTTAAATGGTTCCTACGATTTAGATACAAGATATGGTAAATTCCAGACAATGGCTAACTATTCTTCAAATTATCAAAGAGCAACTATTGGATATAATGGTTCTCTAACTATTACACAACATGGACTTGCTACACATTCTCGAGTTTATGAAAATGGCTCAAGGCTTATCATTAATGCTGAAGTACCTGGGGTGCAGGTAAAATCAGTGCCAGGGGAATCTAACACTTTTGGTCTGATAGGTGTGAGTAATATCCCTAATTATTATAGGACATCTTATGTTGTTGATAATGATAATTTACCGGATAATGTTGAGATAACAAACAGTGTAGTTCCAATAGCTGTTACTGACGGAACAATCGCTTATCGCTCTTTAGGAGCAATAGATGGTAAGAAAGTGATTTCTAGAATTGCTTTACAAGATGGAACTAACCCTCCATTTGGAGCCGTTGTTTATAGAGTAAATGGTAATGATGAGGTAGAGGTTGCTATGATTGCAGAAAAAGGGCTCACATACCTCTCAGGTCTTAATATACAATCTAATTTTTTGATTAAGTGGAGTAATCACAAATGTTTGTTAAAAATAAACTCATTAGATGTCGATGATCTGAAAAACTTAACATGTTATATGGAGTAA